The genomic region atatataaaaatatatgcaaattcaAATATGGttattattgataaataataaGCCTGGTATTGCAATGCATGCTGTGGTGGGATGTGAGTGTTAAAAAACGAGTGGcccaaaaaatatacatatggtaAAAGGAAGCGGAAaagaaaatatgttatataaagtTTCTTGCTTGTGGTAGTTCAGAAAGCTCTTgaaatcaatttgaaaaataaattataaacagtattttaaaaatgtaatctGTTTACGTACAGATAAGCGTAACAGAAAATAATATGCAatcattgaaataaaattaattaaatttgcataaacaTTGTATATATACCTCACAAAGTGTCAAACCGGTATTATCTGAAAATGTCAGAAAAGAGTGTTAGTTGTCGATGTAATTgtgtttttctaaaatattgctgtatctaaaaaaatataccagTGTCTATCCCGAAAAAATGTGCGCTGTTGGCATTTTGATCGATTGaatctaaaatcaaaaagcatttgagagaaaagtttatcgataaaaatgcatatattacatattttaatatttatttcatggcacaaaaaaataactgtttgtaaataatttacaGTGCTGGTTGTGCgggaaaaataaattgaaaaaatatcatTATGTTCGTTACTTGTGTTTGTGTATTgcgaaaaataatttagaaaaaaattcgcTTTGTAGTTTTTCTATACtgttttggtaaaaaaatattggcGTTTCATTCGCGTCGCAATATACATAACGATACGAACTGCTCTGAATGGTCTGTTGTCACACTCTTCAACACTGAGCTGACCGTCCTCCAagacaaataaatatacacaacaacaacgtaaCGTAACGCAACAAATCGCAGAGTCAACACACTCAGAAAACAAAAATGCCAACTCGAAATTCACGAAATGTGCGGCAATTCGCACACAAACGCACCTTGTTGCACCCAGTATTGGTATGATTTCGTATTAAGTTcaatttagaaacaaaatgtacataattatttattataacttGTTCATataatctatgtatgtatgtatattcgatttatgttatatttttaaacatgtaATCATTTtttatcacatatgtatattagcttatgtttatatatttacaacaaatatttgtatatttaaaagtcATGTACCATATAATGtataaattcttaaattaaatatgcaatTCTCTTCGTCGTTAATGTAGATGAAATTGAAAATCTCAAGCTGGAACAGACGCGCTTATCGCAGCAATGCGTTGATGCACAACGGCGCGAAAAAATACTCATGCGCCGTTTGGCCAATAAGGAGCAAGAATTTCAGGATTATGTGGTATGTTCTAAGAAAATGTATGGTTCcttacatttaaattaattttctatctTGTGAAATTTATTGCAGAGCCAAATTGCCGAATACAAAGCAGCACAAGCACCCACTGCTTTGGCACTGCGAGCGGCTTTGCTTGATCCCGCTGTTAATTTGCTTTTTGAGAAGCTCAAGAAAGAGCTAAAGGCTACCAAAGCAAAGTTGGAGGAAACCCAAAATGAATTGTCCGCCTGGAAATTCACACCAGATTCTAATACTGGCAAACGTTTGATCGCCAAATGTCGATTGTTATATCAAGTAAGCAACACAAGCTATATCAATTTAAAAGATATTGTATAATtcgtaaaatttcatttcactagGAAAATGAGGAACTGGGTAAAATGACTTCCAACGGTCGCTTGGCCAAACTTGAGACTGAACTGGCTATGCAAAAAAGCTTTTGCGAAGAAGTAAAGAAGTCACAATCAGGTAAGCAAGCTGGAAGATACccatacttaaatttttttttttatactttttttactACATATACATTTCTCCTTCCTTCCACAGAGGTCGACGATTTTCTGCCCGAATTAGACGAAGATGTTGAAGGCATGCAAAGTACAATCTTATTCCTGCAGCAAGAACTGAAGACCACCCACGATCGCATACTAACTTTGGAGAAGGAAAATTATCAATTGAAAACTGGCAGTTTGGACAATGAGAATACTATTAAAGTAACAGATGCAGAAGTCACTGATGCCAATACCCCTGCTCTGCACAGTAGCCATAATGGCGCTGTTGCTCCTTGCAACATGACAGTAAATGTTGCCGAAACCTGTGCCATACCCTACAACACTAACGCCGCAACTATTAACAACGTCAACACCACTGTTCTTCCGCCAACGCACAATACGCTCAACAATGCCAACGAATTAAAATATGCTGCAACTCGACCTTTGGAGACCATCGATGAAAATTCTTGTCTACGCAACTATGGCACACCAAAAGACTTCTACAATGGCAATGAGGAGCAACCACATGTGCCAATCGCGGTGGCTAAACAAATGCCGGAAGCTGATGGAAACAATACTTTGAATCCCTTCATTACCGCCTCACCTGTTGTGGCAGGTGGCGCCATGCTACGCACAGTCGCCTCGCGTAAACGTAATTATGATTGCAGTGAACTGAATGATAGTCCGGCCGTAATCACGCCTGCTACGCCGACGCATGTAACCGCGCCACGCACGTTGCCACCAAAAAAGTCCAAATTACGCCGCACTTCGGTGCAATCGAATGAAATCAATGACTATGACGCCGGCAATTGTGTTGGCAGTAATaatgcgcaacaacaacaaatgttgggTGGCATTAATACCGGCATTGCCGCAGTGGATCCTCTAAGTATTGTCGACAATGCGGTGGTTGGTATGGCAAATGAGGAGCACACCAGTGGTCTGGCGATCGATGAGTCAGCCATGGATGCGGGTGGCAATAATGGCGGTGTTGCGCTGCGTATTATGACGCGAAGACGCTCCGTCCGCCAACAGCAAAATGGCAATATCGGCGGCGATAGTAATCATTAGGGCGGGTGTGTTGCATGAAAACTGCAAAGTGCTGATGCGCGAAACTGAGCTAGTTTtatttacgtacatatattatcGTGAAggtataaatgcatatatttttattgcgacTTGAatgttaaagtgaaaaaacgaTACTATagtgttttaaaataaacaaaaggaaTATGCAGAATATAATGATGCTAAGGGAAATTAAACAATAACTgtgtaataaacaaaaaacaaattaaaaacaattaagaaattaagtaaCCGGCAacaaatatagtaaaaattacttgcaaagtttatttaaagaaatattgcgggtaatatattcaaaaaacaaaaaaaaaaaaacaattttacgcTCTATTGAACTCGTTTGTGTTGCTGAATAATGTCCGCATTTTCAATATGGTTTTTACATATTCAATTAGaagaatttttgcaaaatattattttatattaaaaatttacttaagtTTATGCATTGTTTTGTTTACTTagctgtaataaaaataaaaaaaaaacgaaaaaattattgaaattaaccGTTGAAGTCATGTTATGCTTTTACTCTGCactattttgtttcaatttgttattaaaagcaacaacaacaaataactacAAACATTTTGATGTGTTTCAAATGTTGAGATTTCTGTAGTGAGATTAAAGCCTTGATGTGGCATTAGTTACAttgaatgtttaataaaaacacaaaaaaaaaaacaaaaacaaaaaacacgaaataatacaaacatacaaataatctgtataaattaagttaataaataatcaggtttaacacaaaaataattGCTGAATTTCATTTGTGTGGAAGCTGCCGTCGAAACTCGCCCTTCAAATATCTGCGCTTGGCGCGTTGCTGAGTGGCGTGAGTTTGCGCTATGCTAGTTTTGAAAACtaaattgtaaatattcatattttagtAGCTACAAGTATTCAATACGGATAAATTTCGATAGTGTGCTTTGTGTTAAGTGGAAAGTtattaagtttaaaaatgtCATAGCAAATGTCAAATGTGCTTTGaatatttaatgtattccgtGGGCTCAGATTTaactaatattttacatatcttacagttacattttatttttgagctTGCTCGTTTTTGCGGTGAACATTTCGCTACTtttctttaaaactttttggaattatcaAACATTTCCAAAGCATGTgcttaactaaaaaaattctgtttagAAAAACAAAGTAATGTTAAACGTGACTCAGCAATTTTGTGAGTAGTTTCGATTAATCGCGCATTGACTGGCATAATTTTTCAACTACATGAGATCTGCAACAAATTTACAAAGAAAGTGATTGAGGCAATACACGAATGTCTTGTTACATATGCATATCTTAAAGTAGCTTAAGTCAATTTAACTCATTTCAAGTCCAGTTGAGTTATTCTGCCAAACTGATACGTGATTTAGTGCTGTGGTTTATCATAAATATGCGCTTCGAAGTGGTAGCTTGAAATAAGTGATTTTTACTGGAAATGAAAGCGGCTATGTTAGATTAAATTGACTTAAACTGCATTAACTTATTGCTACAAATACTATATTAATTTGATAAATAcattagaaattttaaatttttttttaatagtttattgttaattgtattatttttatttcaatattttgtaattttttcattacttttatttttttatgcatatttatatattttttttgttttatacattgtttttattttttatatttatttatattttttttatttattttttatattttttttatatttttttatatatattttttatattttttttttatatatttttatttatttttttttgtagtcaaaaattcattaaaatgtgttaaatttaattttatttacataaatgacattttacacaaaatacagttgaacttccataactcggaTTTCTCCATAACTCGCAtttctccataactcgaaggTCTCTTGCGtattatggtgattcgagttagggaagttcaactgtatgtattcacttatattataactcatacactcaaaatatttgttatatattttctctgaaaacataatttttgtttcataataatattacatatgtttttgtataaattattttttgttgcctggcttttatattttgcacaaatttaaaaaaatttttttgtttaaaaatatttattataaaaaaaatgtttaaaacaaattatgttactattaactatttttaacaattttattatttaaaacatactTCTAATTGTACTTTTATATTAATAgtacttcttttaatttttaatttttttttaaattatgctaaattagtgatttattattttttttactttaaattgtgtttgaaatattttatctaCTTAAAACTCATCttcagcacacacacatatacatacatataaatatccaTAGATAACCTACCTTTTTAGTAGCATTTTTAAAGAGcaagtaaatataattaaaatatccttattgtaaattttataaatgaaatgaaatctgCAATCTTCCAAACTGGTTTAAACCCGTAAAGGCACTTATATTTAACCACTCCAGCAACAAGAATAAGCTTAAAATTtgagagtaaaaaaaaacaatgaaatacaaacaataatatataataatattaataaataaaaaataagacgaaatttactaaacattttttatttagattaaGTGAGATGTAAAAGtttaagcttttaaataaaataaacaagaaaaatcttaaaaataattactataaaaaaacctcatttaacaataaaaatttcgcaaatcaatatagaattaaaaatttgctattaaattaatataaatgtaattaaataagCAATTAAGCATATTTACAATGGACGGCTGGCTATCTcataaatattagtaaaaaataaaaatacttattaaataattaaaataaaaaaaaatattaagtatgtatatctaaGTGTAAATtactataatattaatataaattatgtttaatatacatatatatttatacatatatacatacatacatactatatataatatataactcgGTATATAAGTAAAGAAAACACCAAAATacactaaataatatttaacaacTTCGAGTTtgtgtaagaaaaaaaattataataaaaaacaaacaaaaaaactacaaatcataattaaggacaaagaagtataattttataattgtaacaaaaatatattatatgtatatatatataaaaaaactattacATGTAAAAGAAGACAAAagctacaaataaaaaagtctcattgaaaaaaattcctcTAAAAAAGTCCAAATGTTAATGCTGTTgcgttaaaattttatgttctaccagaatgttaaaaattattgaataattgaacgaaaatatttaagaaaaaataaataacaatatatttgaatataagaaacagatgttttatttaaattatcgaGATTTTCATGCTTCTGAGATTGTTTGTCCATATGGCTTGTTGACTtgtgttgttgccattgttattatttttatcatatgCCGCCACCGCTGCAATATGTCATTGCCCGCGCTGTTGTATCTAGCTAGAAGACGGCAGATGTCGCTATGCATGTTATTAACCCTTATGTGCTTACGCGCCCTCTAATACCATGTTTCGATCAAAAACTATAAGTGATtagattatatatttaatataacaaatatttatatatataatcataTATAATCTATTCACTAATCCAGactgttctcactgccgttggaGATTTATGAGACAGCTgtttttaacattaaaaaaatcacatgttttaacatttattaaaagaaaacatagTGTTGTCGTATTTTGTTATAGAAGTCGTCTTCTTTtatataactatttatttatttatttaagtatacatACGCCAAACGGCATTAtacaactaaaaaatttaaaattatataatatttgttatgtaATTAAGAGAAAGGGATTAATAGTATTTAATACtagtataaataaaactataaattgaacaaaaattataagaatagCAAGTTAGGAAGGAGAAAGTGGAAAAGGTGAGACTAGAAATATTGCAGCAGACGTGATTTGATATCCGGGATGAAGGCACTGAGTGATCCGCTATAGAAGTCCACATCACTATGTAATTAGTTGACGAGCCAGGCCAGACGGTTGTGAGGACCATTGAGAACGTAGCTCTTGGTAGTTTTCATAGTCTTCAGGAGACGGTTACGTCTCAGTGAGAGACCCACTGATGCAAATTCGAAACTGCTGATGATGTCTGGCGCATCGATAAGGCCGTTCacgactttgaaaaaaatatcatgTCAGCTACTTGACGACGTTCTTGCAGGCTGCTGATAGTAGTGTTTATAGACATCAGACACTGTGTTGTAACCACCAGGAATACCATATCGATAGCCAAGACATTTACATAGCTTTgattgtattttttcaatacgACTAGAGGCAGCATCGGTATAAGGCGTCCAAATTACAGTGCCATATTCTAAAATTGGCAGAACCATTGATGAATAAAGGCGTAACAGTGAGATGGGATTCATGAAATCCTTACTAGTTCTAGTAATGAATCCCAGAACTTTAAAAGCCTGGAGAGTGATCTTCTCAATATGCTTGTTAAACGTCAGTTTATTGTCTATGATGATAGCCAGGTTCTTTACATGATCCACTTCACTTAACAACTCATCGTTTAGATAATAATTAGCTGGTATTCTGATATGTGACCGTGAGTAGGATACAGTTACACATTTTCTGACATTCAAATCCAATTTGTTTAATCGGCACCGCAACGAAAGCTTGTCGTCTTCTGAAGAACTCGAAGGTCTTGCTCACCGGTTATCATTCTGAAGATCTTCAAATCGTCtgcataaagcaaaaattctGATTGAAAGTTATCGCCAATATTGCTTACGAAGATATTAAAGAGAATAGGCCACAGATGTGACCCCTGAGGTTACATTATACTTAGCAGACAGGTATCCGTCTACTTTGACTTGGAAATGCCTACCTGTAAGATATGATTGAATCCAAAACAGTGCATTACCGCATATACCGTATCGTCTAAGTACTTAATATGATCTACCATGTCAAAAGCCTTGCTGAAATCGGTGTAAATGGTGTGAGCTGAGTGGCCATTGTTTAGGGCATCTAGTAGATAATTTACCTAGATAAACAGGTTAGAGGAAGTCGACCTTCCGCCGACGAAACCATGCTGCTTGTTGGTGATAATATTTGTGAAGAATGCAGTGAGTTGTGGAAGAACTATCTTCTCGAAAAGCTTGGCCAAAGCTGATTGGATGCAAACTGGCCTATAGTTAACGACCTCAGACTTTGGGTTGTCCTTGTGAATCGGACAGATGTAGGATGATTTCAATATAGTTGGGAAGACACCATTTTGTAGTGAGTAACTGAATAAGTGTGTGATATGCTCGCTAAGGCTGTCTGCACAGTTTATAAGAAAAGTATTTGGTAAGCAAGACTTATTCTCCGTTGAATTTCATttcacattgttgttgctgctaattCTGATtccaaaatagataaaattttcTACGATTTCAAATTTATGACATTCAGTAGTGACGCGGGCGCAAATtagcgagtgcgatgactgtttgtttgatgacgggagatattttgtcttgccctcgttcactaccaccaatcgttgggcatgctttcatacgaccatattctacaaagaagctgatgtatgctccttatcgctttttcgccgccgtatttgaatagccgGCAATCTATTGGCCCcttccgctttgttgttcttgagatgggtaattgctattagaacttcttcatggtcgggcaatggaacgtctgctccatcgtcatcgattggggaatcgggttcaccatctcttgGTATTATGCTTCCACtgccataatttcagtatgctctcgCGACCAATGGTTTATACATTGTTTAACAGTTACTTTTTCATACTTCATCTCAGATGACACAAAGGCGGTCCGATTAGTAAATAgactacaaaaataaatgaaataattggaaaaaatcgCCAGTTATTTCACAATAGAGCCCCCATTTAACTCAACACAAGCAATGCTCCAACTTTTTTAACCCTCACGAAGACCACGGTTTCTGGACGTGGCTTTGCAATTAGACGAGACTAACATTAAAGATTTCAGTGGAGGGAGCAGAAAGAGTTTGGTGGTTTAATTCGATGAGTTTGGCAGTGGCAACGGTAGTAGGGACTCTGCTGAGGCGTCGTGATGATGGAAACTACCTTTCCTTCTACAAATAGTACCGTTTTTTGCAATTCGGCATCGAATAGCGCCAATCGCCCGTCGCTAGGTAATCGAAGTGAAAGTCGAAGTCTTCGCCACATTCGGAGTAAGTTTGCTAGGTCAAGTCCACTTTTTCAAACGTAATTTGGCATATGATGTGCATCAGTGGAATTATTCTTCGTGAAAGGTTACGATACCACGCCGAAAGTCTTTCGGCTTGCGTTTAAACCTTGTGAAACACTGCGGCAATGTGATCTGCCAATCGCGCTTGTTGTCCGGAGTCGGCGAACAAGGAACTCAACGGGCtttcattattaattaaattttatgagatATTTCAGACCCACGGTGCCTTTGGAAATACCTATTAACTAAACTCTCTTGTGCATCTTCAAATGGTGGTCTGACAATATGAAATTATAGATTTTTGTCACGTTACTTTTCCTGTTTGTGCGTGGttcatcaaaaaattgttacaccaatttttatcaatatactatatacaacaTTCAAGCGTTCTTTCAAAGACCTCTTGGGTTGTTCGACCGATGTTCGATCCTTACAGTCTTTGAATTATCTCAAATTATAACGGATAGCGGCGATATTGTAGGTCCGCTCGCTGATCAAAGGATCAAGGTTGTCTcaggtcaaaaattaattataatagcTAGAGAAACATGAAACCTATTTAAATAGTACGAAATAGAGCTTATAAATGTAATGTTTGTGGTGATCTATAATTCATTGAACATTGTCTACTATTTTGGATAGCAATATTAACAGCAGAAAGTTGTtctttagtaaaatttaatcgCCGAAATCCTTAAAGAATCTTTTACTAAGATGCGTTTCACGTTCATTTAGCCGCAGACAATTTTTATTGGCTACAAAGTCGTAAATTATGTGACCACGTGGGAGTCGCGACGAAGCGAAAATAAGCAGCAAAGACGGAAAGTGAAAAAacccaaataaataaaagctttagcGTCTAAAACTTCAAGTACAGCTGCAACACTcgttaaaagtaaaagtaagagtaaaaaaaggaaaaggatAGCAAATACTATTTAAAAGGGATGGTCAGTAAAGAAAGGTGAATCAAATCTCAGAAATAaagctttttattaatttgatgtTAGATACTCACATTTTGGTAGTATGAGGCTATAAACTTCATCCAGAGTGTATACAATAAGTGCACTTAGCTTTCTCttgaacttaaattttgttgaaacaaaataaaaatttaagttcaattaaaaatataagtttatgtgAGCTTTAACTAaagtttttcttgcttttacaatgaaaaaatatatgttctaCTCAATGACCcatcacaaaaaataaaattcacgttctgtaaagaatattttcacgcgcttcgctcaacttatatTCAACAAAATCGGCCcattgagcgtactattcgcaataccCTAACCCATCTTCAGATCCAGAATTTATTAtgggataatattcgaccgaatagaccacgtctaacacgcagtgaagagaaaatagtagccgtagctgagagtgtaca from Bactrocera tryoni isolate S06 chromosome 3, CSIRO_BtryS06_freeze2, whole genome shotgun sequence harbors:
- the LOC120770985 gene encoding pre-mRNA-splicing regulator female-lethal(2)D, whose protein sequence is MSVAAMTMDDQRPLMNSYDKMSKQYEQNLHGNTGLGGGGGGNGLGAGGAPPSGPASPTPSGSEEPSHQYHHSHHHHSHHHHHHHSRHMHQHVEHQPPSPPPTLQQQQHVHHHSQHHQTQQQQQLQQQQQQPSTVAEAVVAAEHRQRLLEDEIENLKLEQTRLSQQCVDAQRREKILMRRLANKEQEFQDYVSQIAEYKAAQAPTALALRAALLDPAVNLLFEKLKKELKATKAKLEETQNELSAWKFTPDSNTGKRLIAKCRLLYQENEELGKMTSNGRLAKLETELAMQKSFCEEVKKSQSEVDDFLPELDEDVEGMQSTILFLQQELKTTHDRILTLEKENYQLKTGSLDNENTIKVTDAEVTDANTPALHSSHNGAVAPCNMTVNVAETCAIPYNTNAATINNVNTTVLPPTHNTLNNANELKYAATRPLETIDENSCLRNYGTPKDFYNGNEEQPHVPIAVAKQMPEADGNNTLNPFITASPVVAGGAMLRTVASRKRNYDCSELNDSPAVITPATPTHVTAPRTLPPKKSKLRRTSVQSNEINDYDAGNCVGSNNAQQQQMLGGINTGIAAVDPLSIVDNAVVGMANEEHTSGLAIDESAMDAGGNNGGVALRIMTRRRSVRQQQNGNIGGDSNH